A region from the Vicia villosa cultivar HV-30 ecotype Madison, WI linkage group LG3, Vvil1.0, whole genome shotgun sequence genome encodes:
- the LOC131662391 gene encoding citrate synthase, mitochondrial-like, protein MQSSTNTDLYSKMKELVPEYQGIRFRGMTIPGFQKTLPGAFPGGEPLPEAILWLLLTGKLLMASITKVIHPIPSNSDSSLHQHKLAGSASFEKSSITVFWCLPYKEFVGGVNCSKSTVG, encoded by the exons ATGCAGAGCTCCACTAACACT GATCTTTATTCTAAGATGAAAGAGCTAGTTCCAGAGTATCAG GGAATTCGCTTTAGGGGCATGACAATTCCTGGCTTCCAGAAAACACTTCCAGGTGCTTTTCCTGGTGGGGAGCCTTTACCCGAGGCCATACTGTGGCTTTTATTGACAGGAAAG TTGTTAATGGCTTCAATCACCAAAGTTATTCATCCCATCCCTTCAAATTCTGATTCAAGCTTGCACCAACATAAGTTAGCCGGTTCTGCATCATTTGAGAAATCATCTATAACTGTTTTCTGGTGTCTACCTTATAAAGAGTTTGTAGGGGGTGTCAACTGCAGCAAGTCAACAGTTGGTTAG